The DNA segment AATCCAGTTAAAATTTTAAGGAAATCGTATGATGTGAAAATGATGCTTTCtgccatgactgatatattatgGTGTCTGTTTTAACGAGATCTAGAGAAACGCATAAAGGGTCCAtgcataccaccaaatcaaatcccatagacgacaatagtagcatgtggctaaaactcctacatgcagtGTATCattcgacatatacaccatgcatataaatactaccacccctcacccttaaagtaaatcagaaaaaaacaggggttaagctgctcatttcagagataacgtgTATCGTCTTTGACTAACCTAGTTAGGCATAAAAATTGTCATGCTATTTTTTAGTAGGATCCTGCACATGTCTTCAAGCACAATGGTAGCTGGTAAAGGAATTTACTATCCGGATGGACCAACATTTTATCACatcaaacactgtcacatttatcaccaatggcagaacTTGTGATATTAACTGCACTATCAAAAGTtaggtacacctcgaactttgacccagccggatgttatttggtttagtactaccaaaAGAGAATGTATCATTGCAGCATTTGCCAAGATTATTAGTTAGTTTTTCtactaaattttttaaattattacgaTCGACATTCGCATAAAcatttacaaccaaataatttcatttattagtattttaacaatacatgcatgtatttcTAAAATCTATGAGGGTGGCCTACAGGTTAAACCCGTGACGTCACAGTTAACGCATAGCCTGGACCAtatctataatataaatattatcccAACAGCTTCCGATCGTTCTGGTCGCTTCTCCTCGGTTGGTCTGCACTGCCGACCGCCATCTTTGAACTTGGTTGAAGCTCTATCTCTTGTAGGGATCTTTCCGCATCGGTGTCCAGTCGACTGCCGCACACACATCGCGATGCGTTCAAACCTAAAATCAGTTACCATTTTCACTGTGGGTGCTGACATGTTTATTGTTTACGCCGAGTGGAAACACATTACATTTTCAATATTATACACTGAATTAtgctaataatatttatatcggaTAGActaatgtataattatttatgaCAAATGAATGTAAAACTAGCAAAATATGAAACTGGCAACTGTGATAATGTACCTTTAAAGTCACTGAGAGTATAACTGTGGTATGATCAAGGCATAGATTGCCTTAAATCGTATGTAATTGTTTTCCCACATCACACAGTATAACTGTGGTATGATCAAGGCATAGATTGCCTTAAATCGTATGTAATTGTTTTCCCACATCCTTTTTGCCTTGTTTATAATCTATAAACAGTATATTCCACTGAAAATGCCGTTTCCGACCACTGTGAACGAAATACACACGTTTTAAGGATtgagataaaaaatatattaaattattaaaatgatacACTGTCACTTTAATAGAATCTTTGTAGGTTATTACAGCCAGTGTCAAAAGTGACGGTGTAAATCACAAACACGTGCAGTTCTTGTTAATCGCACGTCATCAACACGTGACTCCATGAATCATCATGCCAGATCAGGTCATTGCTGCATTGTAGTTTACGTAAATCCAGtaaacctttgttttgtttaacgacaccactagaaaacattgattaattaataattggctattgaatattaaacgtttgtttatgactcgtagtcattagaggaagcccgctacatttgtttccgttagcagcaagggatcttttatatgcactttcccacaaacaggagagcacataccacggcctttgaccagttgtggtgcacttgttggaacgagagaaaaaaatccaataagttgaatggatccatcgaggtggttcgatccacGAAGATAAGTCTAAATGACGGAGGTTGAACAGGATCATCACTCCCACTCCAGCCGTCGATATGAGGTGGTACAGGATCATCATTCCCACTACAGCCGTCCATAGGAGGTTGAACAGCGTCATCATTCCCACTACAGCCGTCCATAGGAGGTTGAACAGCAGCATCATTCCCACTCCAGCCGTCGATAGGAGGTTGAACAGCAGCATCATTCCTACTCCAGCCGTCGATGGGAGGTTGAACAGCGTCATCATTCGCACTACAGCCGTCGATATGAGGTGGTACAGCAGCATCATTCCCACTCCAGCCGTCGATAGGAAGTGGAACAGCAGCATCATTCCCACTCCAGCCGTCGATATGAGGTGGTACAGGATCATCATTCCCACTACAGCCGTCCATAGGAGGTTGAACAACAGCATCATTCCCACTCCAGCCGTCCATAGGAGGTTGAACAGCAGCATCATTCCCACTCCAGCCGTCGATATGAGGTGGAACAGGATCATCATTCCCACTCCAGCCGTCGATATGAGATGGTACAGCAGCATCATTCCCACTCCAGCCGTCGATAGGAGGTGGAACAGCGTCATCATTCCCACTCCAGCCGTCGATAGGAGGTGGAACAGCATCATCATTCCCACTACAGCCGTCCATAGGAAGTGGAACAGCGTCATCATTCCCACTCCAGTCGTTGATAGCAGAAGATGTCTCGCACGCTTCATTTAGCTGTTGagaaatgaagtttgttttgtttaacgacaccactggagcaaattgattaattaatcatcggctattggatgtcaaacatttggtgatgtttacacgtagtcatcagaggaaacccgctaaacttttcctaatgcagcaagggatcttttatatgcacaatcccacaaacacaatagcacataccacggcctttgatataccagtcgtggtgcgctggcttgaacgagaaatatagCCGTTAAGAAGCTCGATGTCTTAACCTGCACTgttgatcacacacacacacacacacacaccccacccctggAGGCGATGACCCTGTTGTTCGGAGATATAACAGAATTATGGGTATCTTACGCCGAGGATAGGGCCTACGTCATTTGGTGTACGGGGCCCAACCCAAACCAGCGGCCAAGGAATAGGAGGCAACGgaggaagagagacagagacaggagCGGCACAGAGGGGACCCAAACCATAACgcacaaaaaattatataaaaatttaccGCCGCTTCTTTCGCCTCGTTTATCTCGGCTACAACAACCGGTCTTCAGTGCTCCTTTAGCGCTAAAGTCGTAAGCGAGATTCCCGCCTTCCCCTTTCCCACCCATTTCCTGTCTTGTCTGGAATGAGCGCTTTACCGACTTAGCTAGAACCGACTTAGCTAGAACCGCCCTTTTGTGGAGGAACGGTGGTAGTAAAAATATAGTGATGGAGgggggaagggggtgggggtgactGTCTGGAATGAGCGCTTTATCGACTTTATCGACTTTATCGGGATGACCGTTTGTAATGTTTgtacagttaaaaaaaataaagtggtTAAAATGACTGATAGGCAAACACCTATATTAAAGCATCTTTAGTATTGTAATTACTTCCTGCCCCCTTCCCCGGCTGGAGTGTACGTAGGTCTAATAGAAATGTCCACTGACGTGTGATATGTccgtcgtaggatcgatcgccccctctatatcaaggctctaaagac comes from the Gigantopelta aegis isolate Gae_Host chromosome 14, Gae_host_genome, whole genome shotgun sequence genome and includes:
- the LOC121389313 gene encoding inverted formin-2-like encodes the protein MDGCSGNDDAVPPPIDGWSGNDDAVPPPIDGWSGNDAAVPSHIDGWSGNDDPVPPHIDGWSGNDAAVQPPMDGWSGNDAVVQPPMDGCSGNDDPVPPHIDGWSGNDAAVPLPIDGWSGNDAAVPPHIDGCSANDDAVQPPIDGWSRNDAAVQPPIDGWSGNDAAVQPPMDGCSGNDDAVQPPMDGCSGNDDPVPPHIDGWSLNASRCVCGSRLDTDAERSLQEIELQPSSKMAVGSADQPRRSDQNDRKLLG